TCTGGGACCACAGTAAAAGAAGCTAAAGTTGTTTGCAATAAACAACGTTTATAAACCTCTCTGTGGTCAGGCGGTGACCCCGAGACTACTGTTCCCCAAAGCGCAAACGGGGCCCACGGGAGCTCCCCACGTTCTCACAGGAGTGCGATGTGTACACTTCGACCCCACCCGCCAAGACGTGACAAGCAAGGACAGAGTAGAGGCCAATAAAAAGGTACAGTTGTATTTACACAAATCTGAAGTTTCCATGgagtttttccatggaaaacaCCGGGGTGAAACTATGTTGCTATTGGCTTTCGCTCTCGTTATCAGGGGATTCTGGAGAAGCCTGATAAAAGTTCTCGGTTTCCTGTGATTCCTCTttctcccctgcccctccctgctgTACCTCAGGAGTGGGTGCTGGAATGAGGGAGTCACTCATTTCCCAGCAGTGCCCATGCCTGCACAGAATCCATGTTTGCAGCAGGTGTGATGTTGGACGCCGTCTGTCTAAATATGAAAGGAATGTGTTCGTTACTTGGGGAAGGAGAAGCGGTGTGGTGGTAACCGTAACCAGCTGTGGTGTGCGTTTGGTGAGGCCCGGAGCGGGATGAGGCGCATTGGGAAGGAAGTGATCGATTCCCATAATCCCTCAGTTGCCATGCCAAGCATCGGGGTCTCCTCCATAGGCCTGCTGGGCCGAGAGACAGTGGAACCCACAAACCTGAATGAGGACGCAGATTTAGCCCCAAAATGATGGGAATCACAAAGGGAAAATCATAAAGAATTGTAATCTTGGAAGTATGCTGAAGCAGGCATGACTCAGCCTTCCTTATCTCAATGCAAAGAAGCCGGTCCCGGGGGATGTCTAGACGGAACAGGGACCGATGAGTCAGTCAACCATAGATAGATTTTTGACATTACAGCAAAGATCCTTTGTATTATAAAAGCAATAGTCCAGGGTCAGGAGAAACCAATCGGTAGCATTGTGAGACATCGATGCATTGCAATGGGATAAATCCTTGCTCCCACTGGAAATGAATGTGTTTCACATTCAAAAGTGGTATAGTAAAAACAATATTTGCAATTGTGGTGTAGGTTAACATGCATAATAGTTAGTGATTGATTCAGTTGACTCTTGACTGAACCTCATAGGACTTACTCAGAAAGATAGCACACAGGGTCCCGACTCCTAATGATTGCATTACTCTTAGCAAGCTGGTGCTTTGCGAGGTTTAGTAAGGAGGTGTTGATTTTCCAGTGAGTGGGCGTAAACATGGCATCATGCTTGTATTTCCTGTAATACTGAAGCGGGTAGACCCCCAGACCTGCACAGACTTGATGGTCAACATCTGTTTTCCCAGCAACCCCGATCGCCAACAGCACCTGAGCAGGTGGGGCTCCCAGCGACTGCAGACACTCCCAGTGACTGTGCATGTGGGCAGATGGGTAGAGATGTTTCATTTTACAGTAAAGATCCTATCTCATCTGATAGACTGAAAACAATTTGCATTGTTTGCAAATATTTTGGTATATTTGGATTAACCTAAAAATCTTCAGTcgagaaaatgttaaaaatatacgtaggtgaaaaaaaactaaagtaaaATGTAGGTTTATCCAGTTAAGCTTTTTTCAGGTTAAAGGCTGGGCCAGGAAAACCAAAACTAACCTCGAAAATGAATTTACTATAAGACCACATTTTGAGGATGGTCAAATAAATGCAGGTTTATTTTTCCCCGGGGTCTATGAACACGTGTCCTTAACccaagcaaatacattaaatatatatacgtatatatatattttaaaaatgaaacaggCTTCACAAATAATAGACTAAACTAAACTCAAAATGTtcttgtaaagaaaaaaaaagttgtttgtAGTCAACTGTTGATATCTGGAAGCTGGTAGAGCCTGATTGCTGAAATGCCAACGACATCatacaacacaatagaggggaTGGGGAGCAACGCATCTGGCAGCTTTTAACAACAATTGAGAACAATGGCACGAACCCAATCTTTTTCCTTCTGCTAAACGTGAGGCTAGCCTGCTAGCTTTAGTGTTGTTTCTCCTTCTGTAAAACGTCACATTAAGATTATTGTGATTAAGATTATCACGTGCTGTCAAATACAGCTATTTTCATTTTCTAGTTGAGCATAATGGTACATAACGGCAGAAACTGGCCATTGATCAATCATTGTTTACAGCCACACTACtatttgtactgtacatttaccCTGTCTGACCCGACTCCACAGAGCTGAACATAGGCCCAATACCAGGCCCAAACACAGCATACCCTCCTGTCCTGTCAGGTTTGAGTCTGGAGGACCCTCCATTCCTTATTCATTTAACTGATACATACTTTATTTTACCAAACCCAggccaaataattattttaaatccttCAACTCTTTAGACATCACATCCCTTTGGATTTTCAAAGAAATACATCATGTATTGTCAGATGAAATTAGAATTTTATTCTGAGTGTTGATGAAAATGGGAGGCATCCTGTTACTCAGGCTAATCTTGTTATCCCATCATTATGTCATTTAATACCATTACGTACATGCAGGAGGTAGACTGTGCTGGGTGTGGCTTCTGATTGGGCAGTTGATTAAATGCACGGCACCTATAGTGATCGCCTGCAGGGTTATGAATTAGCCAGCATGTTGACAGCTGCACAGTGCCGTTTATTGTGTTGACGGAAGGCCTAGGGGACAGACAATGCTTCAAAGCCTGGCTCCCATAATCCTGCCCTACGGTCCAACCATCTGCATATGGTGGCATAACCTGAAAATGGACAGCCCGGTTTTCAcaagataattattttttagtGCATTTAAATGcaacagggggaaggggggccTTTTTGGAGTATGATGGAAACGGCAAATTGCTATTAGGGATTTCTTCGTATCGGAGAACTCCAGCCCAGCGTTGTTCTGCATCCTGGTTCTCACAACATTATCTCGCATAGCGCAACGGGAGGGCAAAGACCTCGTGTTAATCATTAACATCCCTCTGCTGTCACTTCAGCTCTTTAGTGTTACCTTTCGGATTTTGGATGAAGCACAgcaacattttccattttctctgttCATTTTAACTCGAAGGAGAGTCAAGTAAGGAAATAGAGTAAAATCCACTCTGTCAGATGATTTTAATATTTACCGTGAAgtatttttgaaagtatttttgtgTGCCTGTACAAAATGCGTGTACAAAATAGTCAAACCCCCCCCCGCATATCTCCTGGGAATCCAGGCAGCGTCAACTTACAAATGGGAAAATTCAACCGAGAGTGAGGGAAGTGGAGGGTGGGTGGTGGTTGGGTgaggcaggggggggggttcttggTATTTTTCCTTTGTTGAAAGCTGGTAGCAGCTTTCTTCATTTCTGCTGGTTGAGCTCCAGTTCTCCATGGCTCAGACTTTCTCTTCGCAGGTGTCTGTCCTAAAACATACGGCTCACCGTTACGTTTCTTTAAGTGCATAAAAACACCCCGTAGAAATTCCTTTCGGTGTGCCAATGCATGGATCTACAAAAATCTTTATGAAGCAAATccttgaaatgtattattttggaaGCCTCTGTGTGGTCTTAATCCTTTCTGAGTCAGATATTTGGTCTACTGCCGAGCAATGCATGTTCTGAGAAAGACGCTATAATTTGTGATGTAATGGTACATCTGTTTGGGCATGCAATAATGGgtgatttttcttctttctggGTACTTGAGACAATTAAGGTGTGCTCAGAGCCGGAATGTATCCATGTGTGAGAACTTCCCCAAACCCCAAATCATTCACCTCTGCCAGATGAGTAATCCCACAGTTGGGTGACATACATGCCACCACACCTTTCCATCATCCGTATCACTAGTCAATGTCCTGTCTTTCAGATTGGCTGTTTGTCATCCCTTGAAAATGAAATAGCATcctaattttagtttttttttgtcaaaatctCAAGGACCCATTAGCATTTtatatgtgcatgtttctgtgtgtctattttacattatatattcacatatatttttgtttttgtctttctgtgttGTTCATTGtatgtgggtggtgtgtgacTTTCACTGCTAAGAAGCATGACTAAAACATTTCACCTTAAATGTGATCACATAATCGGCACTATAATCATTGAGTAAATTGCATATGAAGAGATAGGGCCATCATAAATTTTAGCGGGGTAAGGACAGCCTGGGGAGGAGGCGGTATTAGGATGGGTGGGAGGCGTGCAGGGAAGGGGGCGGAGGCTGAAGTCTGGGAAGGGGAGGCCTCTGGTCATATATAAACAGCCGGACCGcctgccctgtgtgtctgtgtgcagagtCTCTGCTGCTGTATTCAACTGAACTGCACTGTTCCACAGCCTTCACCCCCCCGGTCTGTCAGCGTCAGCTCCGCCTCCTAGCAACATGAGCTCATACAAATCCTCCAGCTACTCTGTGCGCTCCAGCACGGCCGGGCCCACCCGGCACGCAGGCTTCTACGAGCGGCTGTCCGGCGGCCTGCCCGTGCAGCGGGCCGCCAGCATCTacggcggggcggggggccAGGGGACCCGCATCTCGGCCGTGTCGTACTCCGGGGTGCGTGGCGCGGCGCCCGCcggctccttctcctcctccatccaGGTGAGCGGCAGCGGCGGTGGGGCCATCTGCAGCAACGAGAAGGTGGCCATGCAGCACCTCAACGACCGGCTGGCCACCTACCTGGAGACGGTGCGCAACCTGGAGCTGGCCAACAACAAGCTGGAGGTGCAGATCCGCGAGTTCCTGGAGAACAGGGGCCCCGACGTCAACGACTACAGCCGCTACAACGTTGTCCTGGAGGACCTGCGCAAGAAGGTGAGGCGCgcgggactgggggggggaggggggggacgaGCTGGAACAGggacgggggagagggagggtgtggaGAAAGGGGGAAGGTTTTTAGTGGTTTCTGAGAGGGGGAACTGAAGAGAGAGGGATTAGTGGCAGGGGTGGGAACAGAGGCTTGTATTGTGGACTCCAACTGACCTGTTGAGATAGGCAAATGAGCCGCAGGTGTGTCTGGAGCTCCACGGGCGGTTGCAGGATGGTGGCCGGTGGCCAGAACATTCTGAAACCAGGGACGCTCGGCCTGGTGTTGTTCTGGCATCTTTCCTAGTGTGCCCACATATACGGCCTAAAGTTAACTATACACTGCCCCCTGGCTCATTtggatttcatttcaaatccctCCCACCCCCATTCTTGCTAGGTGTCCTTGAGAGGAATTGACAAGGTCTATGTCTATTTcgttttgaaatgtatttaaatgaattttaaaaatcatatttgaaatatagaaaatatatttatatttgaaaaatgtatgtcatttattttcattgctcTGGTTGAATGCTATTGTACTTTCCTTTAGACATTCTGCATCTGAGTGAACTATATACCATACATGGTCATTGTTTAAAAATGGATTTATTGTTTTGCAATCATACTAGTTTTTAGATCAGTCAATATTGAGACTGCACTGATAACAGGCTACACATTCACACCTAACCACTACATTTAGCACATTAATCCTATGTTAGGGTGGGGCATATCCAACTTTCTGAATGTACAGACCGATAACCATGAATAAGAACTTATCAGGGGGCATATTTTCTAGATTAAAGCTGCAGATTAGTCACGTAGAGCCTCATtcaaatatacatatatcaaCACATTTCTGTTCCTCCAACAAACGCCAACCATTGAGTCACTCCTCAAAAAATGAGGTTCCCTATTCCCTGCCTTATATTAGGAGTCCAACCACAAGTGCCATTCCGGCGGAGTGTGTACGTTTGTCGGCCGTGTGACGCATAAGTGGTGGGTTACCCTGCAAATGGAAAATAatctgaagtaaaaataaaccCTTCCAGTTCAGGGAAGGAATGAttactgtcttttttttttcactaaaCTTTGAGACTGAGTTGTTGCCAGGAGAAACAGTAGCCATAATTTATGTGAAAACATTTCCATAGCACTTTCAACTTTATTAGTAAAAAAAATTTCCTCTCTCATTTGATATAATCTCAGCATGAAAGGCATTCAGTATGATCACTGTGGGAAAGCCCACTCTGTAACTAATGACACTCAACTACTCAAATGTTACGAACGCCATTGCGCCTCGCTGTCTGCCCgctaaaaatgcacatttagtTATTTTTGCTGTTGTATAGCAGGATAAGACTTATAataagttaaaaataaataaatagctgcTTTTGTGTGAAGAGAGCCAGGAAATCCGGCCTGTCCCCACCCCTGTGCTAATTTACAGCCCCCTCTCTCGACACTTAACCCATTTCCCCAGATGGCCTGCTGTTTGTTCACCATAATCGCCCGGACTTTGTCACCTGCCTCCCTCACCTTATCTCCTGTGAACTGTACCGTTTTGTGAAGTTTCGGGTGTGTCCCGCTGCGTGTACATTTATCTCGGCTTCACTTTCACCTCTTCTCTAATGGACATTATATATGCTCTGCTGAAGATAGCGTGACTGTGTTTATGGTCTAGGTTTGCTGGGTTTCGTCTGAtgtttctgtctctcattctctaaTTAACTCGGGTGATTCTCACTCTAACTTTAAATCAATAGTGAAGACGGAATCCTAAACCTTTTGTTTCCATGAAGACATTTGTCCAGATGTTACTGGTTCAATTTCTAAGCCAAgccagtatatatatatatatatatatataataatgaaataatgcatttttacCTTTCCAAGACTCCATTATTATTCTATGCTATTCCATGAGTGCTAAATAACCCTTTTCCCATCTGTCTCAGGTGTTTGACGCAACTGTGGACAATGCCCGCCTTGTGCTCCAGATTGATAACGCCCGATTGGCTGCCGATGACTTCAGAGTCAAGTGAGTGTGGTTCTTTTCCAGAACATTCATACCAACCGATAGCTTTCCTTCTGTCAGTGACGGCTTTGCAGCGGTGTGTTTTCCAATCTTTGACCAGCCGTGTGGGCTGCCTCTTACAGGTTTGAGTCGGAGCTGGCTATCCGGCAGTCAGTGGAGGCTGACATCGTGGGCCTGAGGAAGGTGATTGATGACACCAACATTGGCCGCATGAACCTGGAGAGTGAGATCGAGGCACTGAGAGAGGAGCTCATTTTCCTCAAGAAGAACCACGACAACGTAAGCTCTCCAACTGCCCGCCGTATCGGCTTTTCCTGCATTCCAGAAAGCCCTAAGGCCCGCTGTACCTCTGAGTGTTGTCTGGATGCCTACCAGGCTAATGGTGTGACTTGTTCCCCCTGCTCGctctcaaacaggaagtcatGGAGCTGCGTAACCAGATCGCCCAATCAGGAGTTCAGGTGGACGTGGATGCCCCCAAGGGGCAGGACCTGTCACTGATCATGGAAGAGATCAGAGCCAAGTACGAGAAGATGGCGCTAAAGAACCAGGAGGAGCTGAAAGCCTGGCATGAGTCGCAGGTACCTCCCCTGTTCTGGCATTCCTCAATTCTCTGCTGGCAGGTTCCACAGGTTTTCTTGAATTTTCTTCACTGGCTGCAGGTGATAGATTTCAAACCAGAGGGCAGGAAGCCACAGAGCTGCTCTCTTTTCCTGTTGCCACCTGCTTCAACTTTCTAACAGACCAGTCAGAAACAAGAGCTGGACATACACTGTGATGATGACCCATTTTGtttgtctccccctctctccctcagatgTCAGAGGTCCAGGTGCAGgtgacacagaacacagaggccCTTCAGGGTGCACGCACAGAGGTCAACGAACTGCGCAGACAGCTGCAGGCCCTGGAAATCGAGCTCGAGTCGCAGAGGACCTTGGTAAGGCACTGCCAAGCCAATGAGATTCAATCTCTGGCACCACACAGCCAATGAGATCAGTCTCCAGCACCGTGTAGCTCATGAGATATCAGAACACCTTTGTAAGAGGACAGCTGAGGGAATTCCCAACAACGAGAGGGTGGTCCTTGGATTTTGTAAATTCTCTGTGCCGTAGCTTTCTCTCATCCCATTTTCCCAACCTCCCTTGTCCCCTGTCTTTTTCATCACATCTTTCTTCCTCCCACCCCTGCAGAAAGGCTCACTGGAGGGAACCCTGCGGGACACAGAGCTGCGCTACAACATGGAGATGGAGAAGTACAACACCATCATCCTGCAGCTGGAGGCTGAGCTGACGGAGCTGCGCACCAACATCCAGCAGCAGTCGCAGGAGTACGAGGCTCTGCTCAACATCAAGATGAAGCTGGAGGCCGAGATCGCCACCTACAGGAGGCTTCTGGACGGCGGTGACTTCAAGTgagtcgagagagagagagagagagagagagagagagagagagagagagagagagagagagagagagaaagaaagagagagagaaacaatttATACAATGTCGATTTCAGTGACTACGGAAAATGAGGGCAATGCAATTAGTTTGAAATATAACAAAAGTTATTGAGCCAGTAGCGGACTGGTGATTAAGAGCCTTCCCTGTTTCCCTCCCTGCCATATCTAGGCTCCAGGATGCTGTCACAGACCAGAGGATGGTGAAGACAAAGGTGATGACTGTCACAGAGACCCTGGTGGATGGGAAGGTGGTGTCATCCAGCACAGAAACCAGGGAGAGCAAATCCTGAGCGCCCACCTGTGCTCCACTGAGCGACCCTGCTTCCGTCCTGCCGAGCAAACATGGGCCAACAAACACAACTGTCACATATCCTACAAAAAGCAAAAATCAGAAGCATATATAATTTTCAGAAATTAACTCCTCCCTTTGCCAAATATGTTGTCTAAATTGTCCAAAGCACTTACACACAATGCAATATTATAGAAATGAAGgttgagaaaacaaaatgaaggggaattttactgtttttaaaacactttttttgtagCTGGATACTACAGCTGCTAAATCTTAAAGAGGAGTAATTCATTTTGGGCATAATTTTCCAAGAATCCACTTGGTCTCATCACATTTATGTTGTCACCCATTATGCAATAAAAGCAAGTGTTTTACATGATGTGTGAGTTTGCTTTTAAGTTTTTATTAGGGGAGCACAGCTTGGAATGTCATTCAAATTATTTGTTCTTGAATGCAaattttctatttctattttttgttagattaacaaatgtaaaattgcaTACAAATCCAACATTGCATCTACATGTAATAATAAGTACCCATCAACCACAACACGTCACATCACACGCATTT
Above is a genomic segment from Conger conger chromosome 10, fConCon1.1, whole genome shotgun sequence containing:
- the LOC133138443 gene encoding keratin, type I cytoskeletal 18-like isoform X1, with the translated sequence MPLFAVISLHPPGLSASAPPPSNMSSYKSSSYSVRSSTAGPTRHAGFYERLSGGLPVQRAASIYGGAGGQGTRISAVSYSGVRGAAPAGSFSSSIQVSGSGGGAICSNEKVAMQHLNDRLATYLETVRNLELANNKLEVQIREFLENRGPDVNDYSRYNVVLEDLRKKVFDATVDNARLVLQIDNARLAADDFRVKFESELAIRQSVEADIVGLRKVIDDTNIGRMNLESEIEALREELIFLKKNHDNEVMELRNQIAQSGVQVDVDAPKGQDLSLIMEEIRAKYEKMALKNQEELKAWHESQMSEVQVQVTQNTEALQGARTEVNELRRQLQALEIELESQRTLKGSLEGTLRDTELRYNMEMEKYNTIILQLEAELTELRTNIQQQSQEYEALLNIKMKLEAEIATYRRLLDGGDFKLQDAVTDQRMVKTKVMTVTETLVDGKVVSSSTETRESKS
- the LOC133138443 gene encoding keratin, type I cytoskeletal 18-like isoform X3; its protein translation is MSSYKSSSYSVRSSTAGPTRHAGFYERLSGGLPVQRAASIYGGAGGQGTRISAVSYSGVRGAAPAGSFSSSIQVSGSGGGAICSNEKVAMQHLNDRLATYLETVRNLELANNKLEVQIREFLENRGPDVNDYSRYNVVLEDLRKKVFDATVDNARLVLQIDNARLAADDFRVKFESELAIRQSVEADIVGLRKVIDDTNIGRMNLESEIEALREELIFLKKNHDNEVMELRNQIAQSGVQVDVDAPKGQDLSLIMEEIRAKYEKMALKNQEELKAWHESQMSEVQVQVTQNTEALQGARTEVNELRRQLQALEIELESQRTLKGSLEGTLRDTELRYNMEMEKYNTIILQLEAELTELRTNIQQQSQEYEALLNIKMKLEAEIATYRRLLDGGDFKLQDAVTDQRMVKTKVMTVTETLVDGKVVSSSTETRESKS